CATATATTTTACGCAAGGAACAAAAACTTTCTTTCATAAAGAATAAAACACAATGATATTTCTTAAcaggaaaaaacataaacaacGCTAAAACCACAAGAGAACGTATATCAAATGATGCTAACCCAACTTTAAGAACGTAATTTTACAAactattcctttatttttattgcttttacacTAATTGCTATGTTATCTTTTAAGCGACCCTCGCCTGCCCACTGCCACTTAAATATGCAAGCACACTTGACTTTCTCGATCCCATAATTGTCAAGATAATAAAACAAGACCTTACATATACATAGTCACTCGCGCTGAGCGATGCCATAATATATTAGGGGGATTACAGCAACGGCGCCGCGCATTGGCCCATGAGGGTACAACAAATTAATGCTCATGATGGCTGTTCCATCTGGACTGGGCATCTCGCTTATGGGTGATGTATGCGtatggacacacacacgcacgcatatatatatatatatatatatatatatatatatatatatatatatatatatatatatatatatatatatatatatatacctacatacatatacatatatcacacacaacCACAGCTGAAAAGTAAGAGACGATGTattaggtcctgaccggtttcgactttatttgagagagagagagagagagagagagagagagagagagagagagagagagagacaagcagaTCGTGACCGTTGCCCAAATATTATGCGGAGAGATTCGGACAAATACACAAAGAGAAAGCGATATGAAAGGTCCTTTTAAGAGactgtcttccttccttcctttcttccttccttccccttcctccttcgATTATTTAATTGCTGTCttgttctctcgctctctctctctctctctctttttttccccctctttctttATTTGGTCACCGAACATAATATCCGGTTCCTTTGTTGCGGTCTCCTGTTCTTTCCGCTAGCATGcattctcttcattttcattttcattattattattattgttgttatttatatgggagaaacaatccacaattaatgtaagtttaataatattgttagaaataaaaatggaaataagattCATATTACTGtgggtggttattattattattattattattattattattattattattgttgttgttgttgttgttgttgttgttgttgttgttgttgttgttgttgttgttgttggagaaacAATCAACAATCAATGTaactttaataatatttttagtatgAAGAATGGAAATGAGACTAACGCTACTGtgagtgtatattattattataatttttttttttttttgctctatcacagtcctccaattcgactgggtggtatttatagtgttgagttccgggttgcatcctgcctccttagaagtccatcacttttcttactatgtgcgccgtttctaggatcacactcttctgcatgagtcctggagctacttcagcctctagtttttccagattcctttttagggatcttgggatcgtgcctagtgttcctatgattatgggtacaatttccactggcatatcccatatccttcttatttctattttcagatcttgatacttatccattttttccctttctttctcttcaactctggtgtcccatggtattgcgacatcaatgagtgatactttcttcttgactttgtcaatcaacgtcacgtctggtctatttgcacgtatcaccctatctttgcctgatcgttttctatcactctctcaggttggtgctcgtaccacttattactgcaaggtagctgatgtttcttgcacaggctccagtggaggcttttgccactgaatcatgcctctttttgtactggttctgtgcaagtgccgggcattcgcttgctatgtggtttatggtttcatttttcttattgcacttcctacatatgggagagatgttatttccgtctatcgttctttgaacatatctagttcttagggcctgatcttgtgccgctgttatcattccttcagtttccttgtttagctctcccctctgtagccattgccatgtgtcatcgctggctagttctttagtctgtctcatgtattgtccgtgcattggtttgttgtgccagtcctctgttctgtctgttattctcctgtctgtatatttctgggccttcatctacttttatttatccttcttcccatgcactctttagcccctcgtcttcactggttttcagatattgccccagtgctctgttctcgatgttgacacagtcctctatacttattagtcctctccctccttcctttcgtgttatgtatagtctgtccgtatttgctcttgggtgtagtgctttgtgtattgtcatatgtttcctggttttctgatctatgctgcagagttctgccttcgtccattccactattcctgcactgtatctgattactggcactgcccatgtgtttatggcttttatatttccggcgttgagttttgacttgggtatcgccttgagtctctgcatatattctctccGGATCGtgtccatctcttggtgttttatatcccctccttccattattcccaggtatttgtatcctgtctcatctatgtgtttgatgttgctcccatctggtagctttatcccttcagttctcgttactttgcctttttgtatgttgactaaggcgcatttttctattccaaactccatcctgatgtccccagatacaatccttacagtctgggttagggtatctatttccttgatgctcttaccatacagcttgatgtcgtccatgaacatcagatggttgattctgctgcctcttttcttgagttggtacccggcatccatcttctgtagtacttttgtcatgggaattatggctactacgaagagtagtggggacagtgagtcgccctggaatccctctcctgatattaacctctgctagtcttattccagagcttgtaagtattgtattccagttgcgcattgtatttttgctgatggtgttttcctctgccccatatattttcaggcattctattagccatgtgtgtggtatcatgtcgaaggctttcttatagtctatccatgtcatgcttaggttggttttccttctcctactgctcttcattaccattttgtctatcaggagctggtcttttgtgcccctacatttccttctgcaacctttctattggtgggggatggtgtttgtctcctctaggtaattgtatagcctttcactgatgatacctgtttgtaacttacacattattggtaggcaggtgataggcctgtagttactggctatatttcccttactcttgtctttttgggtgcatggtgatttgagatacaatgctggagttgttctgctattcgtgggtgtagggccttgaagtttttgagccagtatccatggacttcatcgggacctggggctttccagtttggcattttctttagttggtgtctgagtGTGTCTGTCGTGaactctgtgaatctttgttttattctccctgtttcttcttccttgacttcctggagccatgttgcatgtttgttgtgtgataccggattgctccatatgttttcccagagtctcttacttggttcggcttcaggaatttctgggtggttgtcttcccctcttagttggtcttttctggttggttctggttggttccgaatagtttgttctgttggtatcccttattcctgttcatgtaccgttggatcttatgtgctttggccttaagcttctgttttacatcttctattgtgttgtttagtcccctctcttgtactttgtatttctcgttgagttcctcccttgttttcttgcttcttagcctttttactgccatctctttcagtttacttaagtcagatctcatcaccatgatttgcttttccaggcgccttttccaaggagattgctgttttggtttctgttgggttggttctgctactaatcttgctcctgcatatgccaagttatttgtttctgtgatactggtggtgtgtattatgcccattatttcattgacctcacttgttttctcccttaatttctcggtgttgtaggctttcatggaggggatctttgttctctctgtatctggctccatccattgtctaatcttttctacccattccgtcctctctgttacttcgtcggtgtttctttgtgtgtcgttgtttgatacctcatcatccctgtcgtcttctgtggcatcgtctctcagattgtcttcgtgtaattcgttgtcgtgcgacatttccctttccagttcttctctttctgttggggagagccaattctttttctttatgttccttacttggtctgccagcctctgctctgtttggggggtgttattcctcttattccagatgttgacctacattcttctatatcctctctccgtcgggttgcttctgatgttgCATCTCCATatctccttattttcttctcttgtccattacttcctttggtttgcttctgtagctccaatctcaggctgttggttactgttgttgtggtggtcagttgctggatgacgacctccaagtacctgaccgtcttccccttcaattgggttgaatacctggttgccggacgaagctcctccatttacgtcgttgtcgtttattccttcatttcttaacatcattgctgagttttgctatttaacccatagctggaccctactccatcagggataggtactcatttacagctgagtagacaggaaattatggtaaagatcctttcccaaggaatcaaccccgaggagagcggtcacccatccaacgactgaccagccccaatgttgcttaacctcaGTCGTTTGAAACGAACCTAACCCACCTGTGCCatggcgccacatattattattattattattattattattattattattattattattactgaatagcCCACAATGAACTTGAAATAAAGGTAagaagtaacaagaaaaaaagtgtaattaataaagaaaaagaattctcATGCGTACGCGCGTAAATGTATCAAAATATTTCCAGGGAAActctaaactaaactaaactgtCTTACTTTAAACACCAACACTATAATTACACCTCTAAGTGCGTGCTtattaaactagaaaaaaatactatttcacTGTAGCAAAAAGAAACTATATACCATTTTCTAAAACTATTttctgcgtatgtatgtatgggtaagaagagtgtgtgtgtgtgtgtgtacctcgtCTTGGATAATTACTGTAAAAAACGGTTTCTGTAAAACAGAgaacaaaaatctaaaataatttcagatatttttaatttttttgaaagtGCGTATATACGCTCTTGTTTTCGTACGTAGttttccgtgtatatatatatatatatatatatatatatatatatatatatatatatatattatatattatatatatgtgtgtgtgtgtgtgtgtgtgtgtatgtgtgtgtatatatatatatatatatatatatatatatatatatatatatatatatatatatatatattatatatattcaacacaGTTCACCACTAACTATGCTAGAATCGTTAGAATGATTTGACGCTCAAATCGTAAGATCACTTTAATTAAGATTTTTCCTTCACAGGATGAAGGATTGAAGCATCATTCGTGATTCCTATAAATGTTTCAAAGGCTCAGTAGAATCTTTAGAATCATGATCGGAACAAAACCGATGGATTCCTAAAACTCACTCATTATTAAAAATCAGTTGTAATAAAAGGTCTTTTGTGATTCCTTATTCATAATCATTTCAAGGACCATTAGAATCTTCAGAATCGAAACGATTCTTACAGATCATTCAATGTCCCCACAGGCTGGTGGAGTAAACGATCATCAACGCTTCCTAACACCTCGACTTCGACCAATGACTTCGTCGCAAATTCTCCTCTGGACGACCAGCCGATTGAAGATCTCAATGCGCAAATATTCCTGAACAATTATTGGAAAGAAGGTGAGTGTGGCCATTCTCTACCTTGAGACCTGTTATGGGAACAAAGGGTATTCCTCTCATTCTTGACCCTGACCTGTTTCGTTTAAGTTTTAAAAAGCATTTCACACTCACctattttgaggagaggaaaaaaaaaaaagattcccaagtcttctttttgttttgtttgtaaggtgtttttacgttgcatggaaccagtggttattgagcaacgggaccaacggcttgacgtgacttccgaaccacgttgagagtgaacttccaccgaggtggcaggccaagaccataccgatcacgccactgtggcgctcTCCCCTAAGCCTTCTGGAACTTATTTTAGGCAATAGGTCCCATTCTCTACCTTGAGACTTGTTCTGTCAGAGAATGTTTTACGCATTCCATCCTAAACTGTGAACTGTTATAGGAACAAAAGGGAATTCCTCCCAGTTCTTGAATCTGAACGGTTTTGTGAaagtttttcaaataatttcacCCTGACCTGGAAAAAAGTATGATTTCCAAACCTTTCTGGCCCTATTTAAGCCAATAGCCATCTTATTCaacaagacattattattattattattattattattattattattattattattattattattattattattattattattattgaaaaggagaATCGAGcaagttctcgaaagctctcgtttgtatatatatctttaacatatattaacttttaaacaattgtggaattcttcaccattattattattattattattattattattattattattattattattattattattattattattattattatattattacttattaacaACATCCATTTCCAGTTTCAGGAGACCTCACTGGAGTGGACAGAGACTTCCATCCAGATGTCCTGGAGCTGCTCTTCTCTCCTTGTTCATCTCCCTACTCTGCCAACTACCAGGCTCAGCCTCCGCTCTCTTATTACGTTGCTCTTAGAAAAGCTCTGCAGACCGTTACCAGAAGGAAAAGGGACACCCTGGCCAAGTTTTTGAGGGACTAGTACTCCAATgagccattccttgaagatctgAGAcgatggggatacaatccacaatgaagtaaaatcctcttgtagtttaaaatatatattcttgtacaggattaaagctttcgaccatcaactgtggtcttgttcactaaactacaagaggattttacttcattgtggattgtatccccatttatttagaggtacgacatagtacctggcttctgcatctGAGACGATCTTACCGAGCGATTTCTCCGAGATGAtacatagcatgcgttttttcaAGTCTTCCTGACAAAGTAGAGGGAATTTATTTTAGAGTTGATTTAAAGATCGGCTGACGTACTGGAAGAGGAATGACAGGTCATCTTGCAATGGCTTTTGAAGATATCAATTCAAAGGATCGTCCAACTAAAGCTACTTAGAGCTTATAACGTCCTTTccagaaggagaaaatataattttaccaATTTTTCAAGATCTTCAGAACTTTAAAAGTCCTATCTAGAAGGTCTAATGATCTTAAAAGCTTTTGAAGGCATGTTCAGAAGGATTAGAGATTTTCTAACTATGGTTGCAGGATTTTCAGAATCTCAAGTGCTTTTGAAGGCCTATTGAGAAGAATTAAAAGGTATTCTTACCGAACTTTTATGATCAGAGGACCTTTTTAAGGCATTTCTCGAAGCAACTACGCCATTCTACTAGGTTTTctatacctgcagagctcctgaATTCCTTTCTAAATGATAAAATGCATCATACAATTCCCCAAAGGTATATGGATGGAACACAACATCAGTGAAATACAGAGATTCAATCATTTCCCTCACTTGTTAATTCAACAAGAAAAGAAATGGTCCTCCTCTGACAGGATAATAAGGGTTTCTGTATTCTCTCTCCAAACCACCATAAATACCAgataaatgttttcatataacGGAAATATTTAACTCGGGAATGAGGCTGCACAACAGATATTACAAGATTACTCCAACTGCACACACTATAAGGCAGCCATCATGTTAATATTTCTGAAAACTAAAACACTAACCTCATTGAGTTTTTTCTCTATTGAGCATAAGGATCTACAAACTCTTTCAAACTGTCGATCAAAAATATCTTCGAATTAAATCATGAATTCCTTTTTAATTAACCTGAAGTTAAATATTCATTAGATATTCTTTTTACTACTTTAAATGAGTGAGTATTTAAATATAGTATCAAAATTTACAATCGTTTTTCTAATTCCCCTTTTTCATGACTTTAATCATTCACTGTTATTTGGCttaattcatattttcaaatGTATAAAGATTATGTAATATAATGCGTGCATATTTCTCCTACTTCTATCTTAGTTGAAGGCTTCATGATCGTGTTATGGTCACCTACTGATCAGTGATGCGTCCTTAATGAAAGTTACCAGGGCACGATAATGGAATCTTCAGACCAGATGTTCTTTTGTttcatccaataataataataataataataataataataataataataataataatttaatgtaattagttatttttgttatcattattattattattattattattattattattattattattattattattattattattattattattattattattattattattatcaaatgagGCTCAccatttatacaaaattatataatatctttattaacattatatttttgtttgcatCAACTTTGATCTTCAGTATACGATCTACAGAACCATCTAAAATGCAGCCGACACATCATCCGTTTTAATGCCATTTCCATTTCAAATCATTACTTACCAACACTGATTTATGACACATTCTTATTATTCCTGTCGTATTAAATCAATGCTGTTAAATtgactaaaattattttttatttttctttatctacaTGAAAACGCAGTCTGATAACTCACTGCatctttcatcataattatattatgacgcaaagtatatatatatatatatatatatatatatatatatatatatatatatatatatatatatatataaatatagtcgttcagtggagaaattatatacgaatcttcagagggtgtccatgatacgagttgtaaaaggatgaagtttatcataatgaaacgtttcgcacatgaaaaatctgtgcatcatcagtctgcaaagagcaacaagacaaataaataacatataaaaccataaaacacaaacagaactcacataaattaaaatagtcttaaaaataaccaaaaaaaaagtacaaagtaaaaacagtgtaaagagagagaacacccaaaacactaaccgtccatgaggagggAAGATGGAGtgacctgtcgtcaaatgcaggtgacgacgttaactatgccaggtatagagtggctgaagaagtattaccatttaacgaaggaacaagttccttaatgtataatgactcgagggtagttatgtgatcaggatgtttgacatgatctattattgtgatcTGTTCCTTCTGGAGCTCAGTTTTACAATTAAacgcatggttcctgatattagaaaattcaggttattttattctttgtcctgttcggaaactaaaacctaaatgactgcaatatcgaaccctcagcaaccttcgagttgatccagcgtaagaacctggacatccagggccatgtgaatttgtatatgacgtcggatctcatgaagggctgaaggcgatctttgaaattaaaaaaggaacctatgatatttaatttgaccttgagacacggaatttcttgctcaatgatttgttttaaattggatataaatttcagatcagaaatatgaggaacagaagcataaaataacctttttgg
The sequence above is a segment of the Macrobrachium nipponense isolate FS-2020 chromosome 27, ASM1510439v2, whole genome shotgun sequence genome. Coding sequences within it:
- the LOC135200604 gene encoding uncharacterized protein LOC135200604 — its product is MLRKPIMASMLVLALTAALTSNSKGVVRASQRGQATRMMKNSWWSKRSSTLPNTSTSTNDFVANSPLDDQPIEDLNAQIFLNNYWKEVSGDLTGVDRDFHPDVLELLFSPCSSPYSANYQAQPPLSYYVALRKALQTVTRRKRDTLAKFLRD